From Fusarium oxysporum f. sp. lycopersici 4287 chromosome 10, whole genome shotgun sequence:
ATCTCATTAAAATCTTCGTCTGAAGCACTGTTGCTTCTGTAGACTTCGTATTCCATCTTAGTTTGTGATGCGGAAATGGGGATGCAGCGCATGATGTAGAAGAAGGTAGGGCTAAACATTAGGAACTGGTTGCAATCGAGGAGTATTTATCTGCTTACGAGATCGTGATGGATGCATTGGGATAGTAGAAAGTACTGTAGATACCCATGCCATCTTTATCGGGCTTATCGACATTGAAGTGCTGTATATGACCACCAGATGTCTCAACCCAGTATTTTGACAGGTCAGTGAGGGCATTGAGTGCGGGATGTCCAGTTGGACAGTGGTAGCACTGATATCATTGTCTCAGCGCCAGTTAAAGGGGAAGGGTTAAAAGGACTCACTTCGTTGTAATTATCTGCCAAAGTCTTCCAGTTGTAGTCCCCAATCATCTCCCACTGATGGTCGAAGTGATAGGCCTCCATGTCGAATGGCTGAAGACGTGGTTGAGTGTCAACGCCAGCAAAGTCGTCGTCCCAAGCGACAGTGGGGGTAGCACTGGCGTCCATATTGATCCAGATGAATCCGAGCTTATCGATATGCACATGTATTGGGTACAGGTTGTTGGTTGACTTGTCGAATGTTGGAACCTCTTGGTATTTTGGAGCCTTGGCCAATTTGCCATCGAGTCCATAAGACCAGCCTTACAACTTTCAACATTTTCGTAGACACGAGTTGGGTGATCTACTTACCATGATATTTGCAAGATAGTATATTGACTCTTCCTGCATCCTGCTCTACCAGTGGAAACGCCCGATGCCGACAGACATTGTGATGGGCCCTGATCTCGCCTTGGCGGTCTTTGACCAAGAAAAAGGTAAAGCCAGCCTGGGTGATACGTAGGAAATCGCCTATTTGCGTGAACCTTGCCTTATGTGATACGACTACCCATTTCTTGGAAAAAATGGCTCGTCGTTCCAGTTCATACATGGCTGAGGAGCGATACCATGATGCAGGCAATGCCCGGGTAGTCTGGGGCTCAGCCTCTTTCGCTGTACCAAAACTGAACCAACGACTCATTGTGGTTTGAGATAATAACTGATTTTAGGATTGACGAAGTCTGGTGATAAATTGACAGAACGGGGGTTAAGCTTGGATGGTAACTAGACTATCCTGTCGTGCATGATAAGATTCGTCTATGAATGCAAGCCTCTAGACCGGCCCTTATACCCTTCTAACTATCGTGCATGATACGTCTTTCTCTCTCGCATGACCCAATACGCATTTTCTACTCCGCACTCCCCATCCATCATTCGCTCCCAACTTCTCCTTGGTACACTTCACTCGAAGCCAATAAGACAAGCGCCAATCACGATTTCTCACAAGTTAGGATCACGGCCCGCTTCCGTACCCACAGCATCTGACCTTGTGGTACGACCTTATCTCGACGCTAAACCGTTTCTATCTAGCGGCGTTGTTATCATTCTCCGTACCCACAAGATCCGGGCCGCTTCCGGCTTTGTGTGCGTTCTTGTGAGAATGCCATGATAAGCAGTGGCCTATGACGATGGGTTGCTGAAGTGAGTTAAATTCGAAGTTATAATATTGCAGGCATAGTTTATTTTGAGTACTCAAAATACTAGTCCCACTCGGAAATTTTCAGTTGTTAACGAAATTTGACCTTACAAGCTCGAAAATACAGTAATCATGTCCGCCGAACAACAGCAAAAGCCAAAGCAGATCCGATGCACCATTATCGGAGCCGGGTAAGTATAATTCGTACCCTTAGAGGAATGGTTTTGGCTGATGCTTCCAATCAGGGTATCTGGTATTCTGATGGGTAAGTTCTTATCCGTTTCATTCACCGAAGGACTACGCTGACAACACCTAGCATACAAGCTGAAACGCCATCTCAATGACTACGTTACCTTTCAGATCTTCGAAAAGTCACCAGACCTTGGTGGTACGTGGTTTGAGAACAAATATCCCGGCTGCGCCTGTGACGTCCCGAGTCATTGCTATCAATATTCCTTTGCTCCAAACCCGTCATGGTCGAAATTGTGAGTTGTCAGCAGTCCAATCAGTGTTCATTGTTAATGATGCGAAGTTACGCATCATCTGATGAGATACAGGGCTACCTGAAGGGAGTTGCTAAGCACTTCGACCTTGAGCGATACAtctccttcaacaccaaggtGGTCTCAGCACGATGGTCTGAAAGCGACAGTACCTGGACTGTACAGTTAGAAGATGGCTCTCTTGTGACATCAGAAATTCTGTTCAATGCTGGTGGCATACTCAATCACCCACAAATTCCCAACATTGAGGGGCTGTCGGACTTTACCGGTCCCTTACTGCATACAGCATCCTGGGACCATTCGATTGACCTACGAGGTAAACGTGTCGGCGTGATTGGCGCGGGAGCCAGTTCGATTCAATTAGTTCCCTCGATACAGCCTCTGGTCCAAGACATGAAGGTATTTATCCGTACACCTTCCTGGATTGCACCGCCAGTGGCTCTGCCCGACCCAAATGCTACGAACTACACCTACAGCACAGAAGAGAAGGCTATTTTCGAGGCAAACAAGGATATATATCTCGATACCAGAAAGGGATTGGAAGATCAGTTCAACGGAATGTTCCGAATCTTCCTCAAATCGAGCCCAGAGCAGAAGAGGACACGCGCCATGTTTGAATCTCGCATGAAACAGCTAATCCCTGACAAAGACCTGCAAAACAAGCTAATACCTCCATTTGAGGCAGGATGCAGAAGAATCAACCCGGGAGAGGGTTTTCTTACTGCTCTTCAAAAGCCGAATGTTGAACCAGTGTTCGACTCGATTAAAAGAGTGACACAAGGTGGTATCGTGGCTGGTAGTAAGGAATATCCAGTAGATGTGCTAGTGGCAGCTACAGGATTCAACACGACCTTCAGACCTCGTTTTCCTATAATTGGTCGCAATGGTGTCAACCTCCAAGATGCATGGCAAGAACACCCTGAATCTTATCTGGGCCTCGGTGTTGCGGGATTTCCCAATtacctcatcttcttgggACCGAACACTCCGATCTCCAATGGAAGCTTGATGGGTAAGTAAATGGGTTTTCGCCATTGGTAATAGTTATACTGACCTCTGAAGGTTCTGTGGAAGCGACTGCCGATTATTTCATTCGCCTTCTTCACAAAATGATTCGCCAGCGCGTCAAGTCCTTCGAAGTACGCATTGATGCTCAAAATGACTTCAATACTCACACGCAGAAGGTCATGCAGGATATGGTGTGGACTGGAACTTGTCGCAGTTGGTGTAAGTCATTTCCGTCTATCACCATGGTATTAGCTGGTTGACCATCTTGCAGACAAACAGGGCACAAACGGAAAGGTAACTGGACTCTGGCCAGGCAGCTCTCTGCATTATATTCAGGTTCTCGCTGAAAATCGCTGGGAGGATTATGAGTGGACCCATGAATCGGAGAGGTACAGCTACTGGGGTCATGGACTGTCATGGATTGAGGAGCCAGATCTTGATCCGTTGGGCGCAACTAAGCAGGACATGATTGAATCGATGACGACTTTGCCAAAGAAGGACTCTGACTTGAGCTTCTATCTGTGGGAGAGCAGTCCTCTGCCTGAAACCTGTTTTGCAGATGGGCACTCAGAGGAGAGAGTCCAGGATGGCGGCGACTTGGCATGGAGGAAGGTCTTGCATGCCACTACGGCTTCAGATGTCGATAAACATGCCGCAGTAGCTTGCATCACGGTACCTGTTTAAAATAATGATAGATCTTTATAACGAGAAGTCACGCTTTAAACAGATTGAAGTCCGGGGCTAATGTAGCGTAGTGAATATTTTCTAAAGTTTGGATAAGAACACATCGGGTTTGGTGGTGTTTTAAGTGGCGATTTCTCCATTTGTCCGGAGATGGCGGAGAGTCAGACTTGGACGCTCTAGCATACGCGTTTTTCTCTTAAATATAAGAGCTTGTATCAGGGCTTGGTAAGACTAAATGTAAAGAATAACACTGACCGAACTATCGTGGCCAGCGATGGTAGAGACTACATAGCCCTGTCAATTACGTATGACTTGAGATACTGTCAACAGAGACTGTATTATGTTACTATCTACAGCTTGGAGCGAGGAGTGTGTCTCCATAGCATCGGCAATGGTCCGTCGGGCCCATACACAGGATCATCTTCCGGTGTATCTACTTCGTCGATAGTGTCCAGAAACACAGCCGAGGATTTCTTTCCCATCTCATTCCGCCACTTGGGACAACCCTACAGATCATCAATACTTTATCACAGACAtgaaagaaaaacaaaatATACCTTTGGATATACGCCGATGTACCTGTAATCCGAAGAGCTTTCCAGGGATGAATGGGCTGTTCCAGCGGGTAGGACGACAACATCCCCTGACTTCACGGGGACTTCTACGCCCTTCCCCTTCTGAATCTTCCCTAATAATAGTGTTGAAGAGCCCTGAAAGATACCTATaaatgatgatgagagtaCTTTCTACCGAGGCATGATCGGGAAGCGACTTACCGTAGCACTCATGGCTGTTGGGATGGAAATGGCGAATGGCAATATGTCCCCAAGTTCCCTGAGCATAACTTAACACGCGACACCAAAAAGCGAAAACAATTACATACCCTTTTTTCCCAACGGTGCGTGGTCAGAAATCTTGTTGCTGTCTCTTCGATTCTCGGCTGAGGTAGCACATCGCGGTAGACAAGGATCGGAAGTCGGCTGTTAGGTGCGTCGTCCGTCCGGGGAACAAGGTAACACTCAACGCTTGAGCTCGTCATGGTAAAGTTAGCCGATCTGCATAGGAAACGCCAAACCAGCACCTGTCCCGCCATATAAGTTTAGATACTTTACCCCGCGTTTGCTGTTGATAGGAGGTGTCCAGGAACACGGGCCGCTTCCGTGTTTGCGGGGTTGATTGGCATCAGCTGCTCGTCTTTTGGCTTGGAAGCTTATCTTAGATAGGGAGAGGAGGCGGTCCGTGGTCCGGAGGCTTGTAACTTGCATTGGAATTGGAAAGGTTGGCTTGGTATTTCGTTAGTGTGTTGATAGGGAGAGAGGAGGCTTGCACGAATGGAAGAGCTGTGATTAGAAAGGACTTCGTAGATAAATCACGTCTCTGCATCGTAACAGACTCCACCAGTTCtcgagatctcaatccaAACTTTTCCTCTTGGAGATTGTTACTCATTCCTCTACATTGATCCTTCCAAGCAGTCATCATGCCGACTCATCAGGACAACAATGATGCAGCATctattgatgagaagcaggaCGGCAAGATGTTCGAGGCATCTCTCGACCACATTCCAAGCCATGCCAACGGAACAGTCGCAACTATCGACGGCATAGATCCTGCAACTCTGCATAACGATGAAGTAATCACCCAGGCGATACAGGCCATTGGTTTTGGCAAGTTCCAATGGCAACTGACTTTCTCATGTGGTTTCGGCTTCCTAGTAGATCAGGTCAATACTCTTACCAATCCATCTTTGAAGCCTCTGAACTGATAATGTAATCAGATGGTCCTTGTATCGATCAGCCTTGTTACACCTCAAGCCGCCATGGAATTCGGTCCTCGATATGCGACTCTCCTATCTGCATCTTCGTATGCTGGCTTACTCGTCGGCGCTTTGTTTCTTGGTACACTCGCCGATAATTTCGGCCGCAGATTAGTTTGGCAGGCGTCTATTTTCGGATGCTCTATCTTGACTACCATTGCAGCTTGTTCGCCTAGTTGGGCTGCCTTGAATGTCTTTGTGGCTTTGATTGGCCTGTTTGCTGGCGGAAACCGTGAGCCACCTATGAGCCTTCCCAGAGAGTGACGCCAAGATgtttcttggtcttgatgcGACACTGGCTAATCTCTTACTTATCTAAAGTGGCTATCGACTTGACACTTCTGGCGGAAGCAATCCCTCAAGAATGGTCGTTCATCCTATCAAGTCTCGCAGGAATCTGGGGCCTCGGAAATGCTGTCACGGGCCTTATTGGTAAATACCCGAACGCCTCGCTGTCACATTTACTGATCTTTCACAGCCTGGCCGCTCCTTGTTAACTTCGGATGCCCCAGCGGCTCAACCCCCGAGACTTGCAGCCGCGGCGAGAACATGGGTTGGCGATATCTCTACATCACTCTTGGTGGGCTCTGCCTCGTCATGTCACTCATCCGTGCTTTCGTCTTACGATCCCTCGAATCTCCACGATGGCTCGTCTCTTGTGGAAAGATGAACGAGGCCGCCGAGGTAATCAACCATATCAGCAGGATGAACAAGTCGAACTATCACGTCACTGGTGATAACTTCCTGCAGCCTGAACAAGAGAAAGCCGATGGTGAGGTACGGTCTTGGCGTGCGAATATTGATCGAGCGTCAAGACTCTTCTCTGGTGCTAAGCAGATACGCCTGATGATTGGTCTCATCATGATATGGGCTCTCATTGGCATTGCGTAAGTCTGACCCTACGAGCACAATTCTATATACCTAATAACAAACAGATACCCACTCTATACCATCTTCCTCCCTTACTACCTCGCAGCTCACGGAGCCAACTTTGGTGAAACCAGCAACTACATCACCTACCGCGACTGGACCGTTTCCTCAGTTGTCGGCATCTTCGGCCCCCTCCTCAGCACCATCCTCGTATCATCACGCTACTTCAAGTCCAAGCGCTCAATGCTCCTCACTGGTGTTATCTGTGCCGCTTTCTCCGGAGCGTTCACCTCAGCTAGAACAGCAGCACAAAACCTCGCATTCTCATGCATGATTAACTTCTCGCTTAATGCCCTTTATGCTATTGTTTACTCTTATACGCCCCAGGTTCTTCAGGTTCAGAATCGCGGTCTTGGTATGGGGTTGCTTATGGCGGTTGGGAGGATGGCGTCGCTTAGTGCGCCGTTCATTGCGACTTTTGCGGATGTTACGACTTCGGCGCCGATTTGGGTCGCGTGTGCTTGTTTTTTGGCGATTGGACTTATTGCTATGGCTCTTCCGGCGGATACGAGACCTTATGTATCGAAGAAGAGCCATGAGTCTAGCGTTTGAGCGGGCATTGGCAGGAGGTTGTAGTATTTGCGCTAGCTTCTACTGTATTGTGTTTGTATCAGAGTGGGAACAGAAAttatgcttcttcttcatccccaatacttcttgatatccttcAAGTCCTCAGCCAACGCAACGGGATTATCAAGGCCCGGGAAGTGTCCACCAAACTCGTGATCTGAGTAATAGCATTAGACGAATAAAACAAACCCCTGGACGGAATGAGCACTCACTTTTGTACGAAACAAGATTTCCAACTCGGCCAGCTAGTTCCGGGGGCCAAAACCCGACATTATACTTGAAAGCGCTGAAGAGCATTGGCGCATCAGTATTGGCCTTTGTGTAAGTCGTCATAAAGCCTGCAGGGTTCGAGTAGTATATGTATACGGATGACGCAAAGGTCTTGGTGAGGTGGTACAATGCAACCGTCTTCAGCATTTCGTTATGGTCCAGAACAGATGGAAGGGCTTCCGGCTCGTGGATCAGACCCTTATAAATATCAGCACTATTACAAGAAGTTATAAGGTTTAGACTTACAGGCAATAAGCTTCTCTCCAATCCAGGATAATTGCCCAATTGGATTATCGTAGAGGGCGAGGCCGATAGTGTTTGGCTAAGATCGGCCTTTAGAACGATACATTATACCTGGCATCTGAACTCACCTTTGTTAATTGCTCCATGAAATAAGCATTGCCAGTTGTAGCCCACTCTTCAGAGAGTTTAGCTTCGAATTCCTCAAGAGGTGACAATTTGATATCCTCGGCGGCGAGCTGGGTTCTGTCCAAGGGGGTAAACGGAAGAAATGACAAATGAGCCAGCCGCACAGAAGTGTTGAAATTTGCATAAAGACTGTATGTAACACCGGATCCCCAGTCCGTTCCGTACGCCGCGAACTTAGGGTATCCCAAGACTTTGGTCATAAGGGTATTAAAGACCCTCGCCGTATCGTGAATAGTCCAGGTCGGCGGCGGTGCCGATGAGAATGCAAAGCCTGGAAGAGATGGTATGATGACATGAAAGtcatccttgagcttctcgatcAATGGGATGAATTCTAGAAACGAGCCGGGCCATCCGTGGTTAAGAACCAAGGGGATAGCTTTGGGGTTATGGGACTTTTGGTGGATGAAGTGGATGGTTTGGTTCTCGATGTCAGCAGTGAAATGGTGGAACCTAGCAGTATTTTTGTCAGCATCAATAGTTGAGACCCGATTTTATGCCCAAAAGCATACTTATTTAGCTTTCGCTGCTCAGCTTCCCAGTCAAAATTGTCGATCAACTCGTTCCTCAAGGATACCAAGGTTTGCAAGGGAATACCGGCATCTGGAGCGAGATAGTCGCCATTTGTTGGTAGATTCGTTCTCTTGGCTAGGTCAATCATATGAGGGACTCCATGAGAAAGGTTAATGGTGAACGGCTTCAGATTGAAGCTGCTACCTTTGCCGTCGCGAGGCGTAGGGGTTGCGTCGACATGGAATAATGACGACGTGAGGAAAGCAATGCTAAGGAAGGACCTCATTGCGAATAAATGGTGAAAATGGTATATATAGAATGACTTATTTCCGTTTATATGCGACTGCGTTTCTTATTTATTCCTCTCCTAGTATATAGCTGCCGAAGAGCTCCACATCTAAGTAGAATGAGTGTTTATAACATAATGCTTTCAAATCACTTAATTCAGTATTATAAATCTAACTCTTGATGATAAAGACGCAAGTAGCACCTTCTGGGTTATTGACCCGCAATTATTCTGCAGGTAATGTAACCTTCTGGATGTTTTGGTGGATATGTCATACCATGTAGCCATTAGTCAACTATGCAACCCCGCTCTGATCTGACAAGTACTTTTAACCTAGCAATCCCTTCAATCCCAGGACAGATATAAAGTCGTGTATTTGTCAGCTTACAATTTCCAAAAGTTATATCTTCTAAACTCTATATGGGATGAATGTAAGACGTGTGTAACATCGCGGAAGTTACACACGATAGTAACATGCTTTTCCAGGAGAAGTGAGGATTCATGTTGCGAAGCGATACAACACTTATTCCTCTATTATCTAATGATAGGGCTCCTTGTTCTTAGGCCGGCGGTCTAACAGGTCGACCGACGATGCTGCCTCTGTTACATGGTGAATATAGGTAGACTGGAGTCGGATGATGATACTCCTCTATATCAACATGCTCCTGCCTTCACCGGTCCTTTGTAAAGAAGAGCCCCCGCATCTTAGTTCAAGTGGCGCTATATTTACGGCCTTTGCAACTACTATATCTTGGTATTTCTCAGTCAGTCACGAGAAGACCTCGGGTCGGGCCGTTTCATGTACAACTTCTCCCATCGATCCATTATTCTGAGGGGGCCATAACTAGACATAAAAGGCCGGATCACCATCCAGCATACACCGCTCCCTCATACCCTTTCAACGTAATCCCATTCTCAAAAGTATCCACATTATCTCCAAGCAACCTCCTCCCCCAATCCCCCTTGACCTTAAccttctgctcctcctccgaaAAGCTCAACAAAACAAGTGCTTTCCTCCCATCATAACTCGTCATGGTATACGCAAAAACATCCTCGCTATCTTTGTACTCATCCAAGATGTCAAACCGTCCATACACAAAAacatccttctccttctgtcGCAGCTCAAGAACCTGTTTGTAGAAAGCTAACACGCTATCATCATCCTTTTCTTGCTGGGCAACGTTCCATTCATCATAGTCGTCGTTGATGCGCATCCAGGGCTTGTCGCTGGTGGTGAAGCCTCCGTTGGTGTCGGCGTTCCATTGCATTGGCAATCGACCGTTGTCTCTGGCCTTGAGTCTCATTTCCCTCATGATGTCTGACATATCAGCTCCAGGACCTCTCTTCTTGAGCACGCTGTTGTAATAGTTCAAGCCTTCAACATCGATGTAGTCCTCGATCTTCCATGACTCAGGCACATTAGCCATGCCGAtttcttgaccttggagaAGGAACAACGTTCCACTGAGTGTTCCGAGGTAAATCGCCAGCATCTTAGCAGCCTCCTTTCGGAACTCGGGCTTATCAGATCCATAGCGTGATAGAGAACGTCCAGAGTC
This genomic window contains:
- a CDS encoding cytochrome P450 oxidoreductase produces the protein MSRWFSFGTAKEAEPQTTRALPASWYRSSAMYELERRAIFSKKWVVVSHKARFTQIGDFLRITQAGFTFFLVKDRQGEIRAHHNVCRHRAFPLVEQDAGRVNILSCKYHGWSYGLDGKLAKAPKYQEVPTFDKSTNNLYPIHVHIDKLGFIWINMDASATPTVAWDDDFAGVDTQPRLQPFDMEAYHFDHQWEMIGDYNWKTLADNYNECYHCPTGHPALNALTDLSKYWVETSGGHIQHFNVDKPDKDGMGIYSTFYYPNASITISPTFFYIMRCIPISASQTKMEYEVYRSNSASDEDFNEISNCFKQILKEDKDLCNAAQKNLNAGIFVNGELHPRVEKGPLFFQETTRKLVMEHHQQEEHEGHEIWPAAPKNGQSGNGQDDIDFCNKLEACAGSDSLKW
- a CDS encoding hypothetical protein (At least one base has a quality score < 10), with the protein product MRSFLSIAFLTSSLFHVDATPTPRDGKGSSFNLKPFTINLSHGVPHMIDLAKRTNLPTNGDYLAPDAGIPLQTLVSLRNELIDNFDWEAEQRKLNKFHHFTADIENQTIHFIHQKSHNPKAIPLVLNHGWPGSFLEFIPLIEKLKDDFHVIIPSLPGFAFSSAPPPTWTIHDTARVFNTLMTKVLGYPKFAAYGTDWGSGVTYSLYANFNTSVRLAHLSFLPFTPLDRTQLAAEDIKLSPLEEFEAKLSEEWATTGNAYFMEQLTKPNTIGLALYDNPIGQLSWIGEKLIAWSDPRAGSPSICSGP